CGGCCTCGACGCGGATCGTTTCGAGCCCGAGCTCGCCGATCGGATAACAGTCATACGCCGGGACGGGGAGCCCGTCGAGGTCCTGCACGATCGGGCTCGCCGCGCCGCAGACGAGCTCGCCCGCCGCCCCGCGGTACGAGACGCCGGTGAGCTCACCGAAATCGCGTTCGTGAACCCGCGCGAGGAGCGGGAGCAGCGTCTCCTCGGCTTCGCCGCGCACGACGAAGTCGAACTGCGGAAAGCGATTCACGATCTCGCGGTGGAGGATCGTCGCGTGCGGTCCGCCGAGCAGAACCGGCAGCGCGAGATCGATCTGCTTCAGCCGGCGCGCGACGTTGACGACGCAGTGCATGTTGCAGCCCAGCGCCGTGAAGCCGACGACGTCCGGTCCGCGCGCTGCAATCTGCTCCGCCATCGCCGAGTAGAGCGAAGCGTCCAGCGCGAGCTCGCCGCGCGTCAGCGCCAGCTTCGGGTCGTACACCTGCGCGTCGACTCCGGCGCCGCGCGCGACGGCGACCAGCGAGAGCAGTCCGAGGTGCGGCTGCAGGTCGAACACCGGCGCGCTCGCCGTGCCTTCGTAGAGCAGGTTGTCGACGAAGACTACGCGCACGCGGCGCCGCTCGTGATGAACCCTTGCGCCGCGGCGTCGGCGAAGAACTCCTCGACGCGCGCCGGCACCAGCTTGCCGAACCCCAGCGCGGCGACGGCGGCGGCGACGTCGTGCGCACTGCGCCGCCCGTCGACGAGCGAGAGCAGCAGCCAGGTGAGCTCGTCGACTTCGAAAAACGCGACCTCCGCGCGATCCGGCATGCGCCGGTAGAGCAGGATCTGCTCGCGCAGCACCACGTCCGTCGCGAAGTCGAAGCGCCGGGCGCGCAACGCCGCGCACGCGCGCCCGACGTCGACGCCGTAGCGGTTGAACGCCGCGCCGCCGCGCCAGCGCAGCGCCTTGCCCGGGCCGAAATCCGGCGCGTCGGCCGTGGTCGTAAGGCGGTGCACCGTCGACTCGTGCAGCAGCACGCCGCGCAGCAGCGCGCGCATCTCGGCCGGCCGCTCTGCGACGAAGTCGTCGAGCTGCCGGCCGAGCAGCTCGATGCGGCGCTGGTCCGAGAGTGGACCCTGCGCGCGCTCCGCCGCGAACGCCGGCGCGTAGGCGGCGAAGAAGTCGATCTCGGCGCCCAACAGCGCGAGCAGTCGGAACGTGCACGGCAGCACGGTGCGCAGCGGGTTGTGCTTGACCTTGGTGATGAACCCGGCGAACAGCGCCAGCTTCTTCAGATCGGCGCCCTCGAACACAGCCGTTTCGTCCGCGCGCGCCGCCGCCAGGAACGCCGGCTCGCTCAGGCAGCGCGCTACGAAAGCGTGAGCGCGGTCGGCGTCCACGTCGGCTCACGCCGGTGCGCGGCTGCGGCGATGAGGCTGCGCGCGCGGCCAACGTCGCCCTCGACGATCTCGAGCGGGAAGCCGGCGTCCCAGTTGTACTCGATCGTCACCGCGCGCGGCATCGTGCGCGCGAGTAAACGCTCGAGCAGCTCGAACACGACCGGCGGCGCCGGCTCGACGTGATCGTCCCACGCGACCCCCGACTGCTCGCGCGCGCCCGACAGGTGAACTTCCACCACGCGCTCGAGCGGCAGCGCGTCGAGCGCTTCGAACGGGTCGGCGCCGGTGTTGCGGCAGGTCGCCCACAGGTGCGCGAGGTCGAGCAGCAGCAGCACGTCGTCCGAGCGCGCGCACAGCTCGCACAGGAACGCGAACTGCGACATCGTGCTGCCGGGCATCGTGAAGTAGATCGGTCCGTTCTCGAGCAGCACCGGGAGCCCGAAGCGCCGCGTCCACGCGCCGAGCGCGGCGGCGACGCGGTCGATCACCGCGGCGCTGAGCTGCGGGCTGACCGTGTAGCCGACGTTGAACGGCGCGGCGGGAGCGCTTCCCGCGGTGAACGCGGGGTGCTCTGCGTATTCGCGCAACACGCCGTCGGCGCGCACGTACGCGAGGTGCTCGCCGAGCCACGGCGTCTTCGTCTCGGTGATCCAGCGCTCGAGCTGCTCGACGGTCTCCGCCGCGGGCGGAACGTTCCCGGCCAGCGACAAGCTCGCGCAGTGCAGAACGAGCGGCGTCTCCCGGCAGTGCTGCGCCACGTCCGGCGTGCCGGCGAGCTGCTCGAACGCGATCTCGACGAAGTCGACCAGTCCCGGCGCTGTTGCGAGCAGCGTTCGGGTGTACGGGCTGTAGGCGACCCCGACCGCGGTGCTAGTCGATCCTTTGGTCGAAACCACCGTCGCTGCCGAGCGCGAAGCCTTTGAGCTCAGAGGTGATCGTGAGCTTGCCGCGCTTCTCGATGCACTCGTGGATCTTCGCCTTCGTCGCCTCGTCGGTGATGTTCACTTCGACGTGATACTTGTGCCCGGTGTCTCCGGACCGTCCTTCACTCGCCATGGAGGCCCCCTTTCGTGCGGCAGTGACGTTCCGCAATCTTAGCTCAAAGCGCTGCCCGAGGCAAGCGTCTCGGCCGCTAGACCCCGTGAGCGAAGATCTTCCGCGCGAACCGGTAGACGAGGTATGCGAACGCGCCGAACACCAGCAGCAGCACGGCGAGATCGGTCAGCCCGCTGAACCCCGCGACGCCGTCGCCGAACAATGCGACGGCCCGCGACGAGAGCCAGAGGTTCAGCCGCGCGACCGGGTTGACGGCGCGACCGTTCGCGTCGACCTGCGCCAGGATCTGCGCGGGCAGCCAGGACGGGTCGGGGAACATCTCGGCGATGCGGCCGTCGCGGTCGACGATCACCGTGTTCTCGGCGTGGATCAGCCCGCCGTTCGGATCGGGGAACGCTGCGACGCCGAAACCCGCGGCGAAGTCGAGCGTCGGTTCGGCGTCGCCGACGACGAGGCTCCAGCGCTTCGGATCGGCGCCGAACGTCCGCGCGTAGCGCGCGAGCACCGGCGGGCGGTCGTAGGCGGGATCGAGCGTCACCTCGACGAGGTGCAGGCTGCGCCCGCCGCGCTGCTGCTGGAGCTGGCGGAACTTCGCGCTGATCAGCGGGCACATGCGCGCGTCTTGGCAGCGCGTGTAGATGAACGACAGCACGACCGCCTGGCCGCGCAGCTGCGAGAACCGGAACGGCTTGCCGTTCTGATCGACGAACGGCGTGTCGGGCACGAGCTCGCCGACGTGCAGCTGCTTCACATGACGCGCGCCGGCGTTCTCGGTGAGCGCTTGCGCGGCGCCGCTGCGCACGTTGCGCAGCGTCCAGGGTTCCGTGCGCGTGTCGACGTCGGCGTCGATCACCGCGCCGGGCTGAAGCTGCGCCGCACGTTCCTTCGGCACAATGCGAAACGGCATCGTCATCGCCGGCATCGCGCCGAACGCGTCGTGGCGCACGATCGCTTCGCCGGTCTTGGGCGTCACCGCCAGGACGACGCCGTGCAACTGTGCCGTGCCGCTCGCGCAGGCCGGGAACGGCAGCGCGAGGGCTGCTGCGAGTGCGAGCACCACGGCGGCGAAGGCCGGCCGGCTCACGTTTGGCATTGTCTATTTTTTCGCGGCCGGCGCACCGTTTCCGGCTGGGAAGCGGCGATCCGCCGCCGAAGCTGCGCCTGCTCGGCGAAACGCCGAGACCGCAATTGTCACTCCGATATACAGCTCAAGGAGACGTGAATGAACGAGAACGACACGCCGATCTCACGCGGCGGCATGCTCCAAAGAATGGCCGTCGCCCCGATCGCGATCGGCGCGTTTGCAGCCCTGCAGGCGGAGGCCGACGCCGCCGCCTCGATCGACAAGAAGACAGCCGCCTACGTCGACCATCCGAATCACGGCCAGCAGTGCTCGGGCTGCAACCTCTTCCTGCCCGCGAAGAAGAACCCGATGAAGTCCGACGGAGCTTGCAAGCTGGTCAAAGGCAGCATCAGCCCGCACGGCTGGTGCAAGTTCTACTCGCCGAAGCCGCACCACTAGCGGCAGAACCGGCCGAACCGGGGGCGTTTACTTGCGAACGTTCCCCGGGTTCGCCGTCTGCGGCGAGCTGGCGTTCAGGGCCAACTCGTCCGCCGAGGGATAGGTGGACCACCCGCCGATGTTCCAGCGGCCGTCCGCGTAGTAGCTGCTCGCGGTGGGCCCGTTCGCGGCCTTGGTGAAGTCGTTGCACAAGGCAGGCTTGTCGGTGGGCACGATGCTTCTCCTCTTGGAACGGCTTGGAACGGCGGCGCGGGACGCCGAACGCGGCTGATGGCGGTATTATACCCGAACCCGGGTACGGAACGGTTCCGCGGGCGTTGCCCGCTCCCGCGCGCTTGGCCGCCGGGACCGGACGCGCCGGCCGGGAGGTCGAAGTAACGCTGATGCCCACCCAAGACGAAGTTCGCGAAGCGCTGCGCGACGTGCAGGACCCCGAGCTCATGATGAGCATGGTCGACCTCGGGCTTATCTACGGCATCGACGTCGCGGGCGAACAAGACGAAGACGTGAAGGTCACCATGACCTTCACCTCGCCGATGTGTCCGGTCGGTCCCGAGTTCAAGAAGTCGGTCGAGGACAAAGTCAGCTCGCTGGAGGGCGTCAAGTCGGTCGCGGTCGAGATCACCTTCACGCCGCCGTGGGATCCGCGCATCCATGCCAGCGAGGACGCGAAATTCGACCTCGGAATCTGGTTCTAGCCGGCGCCCGCGCGAAGCAGCTCGACGATCGCCGCACCGCCCAGATCGTGCGCGGAGGCGAAGCCCAGCACGAGGCGGCCGCTCAGCGGCGCCAGCGAAACCGCTTGAAAATCCGGCAGCCTTCGTAACACGCGCACCGTTCCGCCCTGGCGCTGCTCGAGCGCCGACCAGATCGCTTCGGCCGGCGCCGACTCGGCCGCGTGCGGCCACACCGACACCGCAACCGACAAGCGCGTTCGCGTGTACGCGTCGCGCCGTTCCGCCTCGTCCTCGACGAGCAGCACGGACGCGGGCCGCCGCGCCGCCAGGTTCGCGGCGTGCGCGGCCAGCCGGCTCACGACGATGCCGAACGCGCCGCCGGCGGGCGCGAACGGCACGTAGCTCAGCACTGGGACGCCGCTCTCGTCGATGGTCGCCAGCGCGAGCCACGACTGCGCCGCGATCAGCCGAGCCGCGGCGCCCCGGCGATCTTCTCCCTCCATGCAGCGCGATTCGACGACGGCGCCGGAGAAGCGTTCTCCGGGCCGCGCCGCGCGCTCAGCCGCCGCGCTCCTCGGGGCTCGGCGGGAGCGGAAAACCGCACAGCTCGCAATTTCGCAGACGGCGCGGCGGCGGTGGCTGTGGGGCCGGTGCGGGGGCGACCGGGACCGCGACCACCTCCGCTTCGAGCGCCGTGACGAGGCGGAGGGCGTCTTCCTCGGAGAGTGCCCCGGCCGCGCGCCCGTACGAGCTCGGATAGTACCAGCCGTGGACCAGGAGGGCGAGGCGTTCCTCGCCGCGGCGCTCGACCTCCGCGGCCAGCTCGGCCGGGGTCAGTCCCGACGCTGCCAGGGGCAGTAGCCCCCGCGCGCTCGCGGCGTGCACCGCGCGCAGCCACAGGACGGCCGCGCTCGGGCTCACCGGCGCGCTCCGCGAGAGCCCGGCAGGGCGTGGCGCAGCAGGAACACCACCGCGAGCGCCGCCACGGCGAGCGCGTCGATGACGAGAGCCGGCAGGGTCAGCAGGCCCCACAGCGTCGGCGGTTGCGCCGGCCCGGCGCCGATCGAAGCCGCACCGGGCGGAGCGGCAACGGGGCGCGGCGTTGCGGCGCTGGCAGCGGTCGGCGGCGCGCCGAAGCGCGCGGGCGGCGCCGTTGCCACCGCGGCGGGGCCGGCCGCGCGTGGATGGCGCGGCAGCGTCGCGAGCCATGCCAGGAGGAGCGAGAGCACGAGCGCGGCGAGCGCGACCGCGGCGAGCGCCAGCGCCGAGCGGCGCTCCCCGCTAGTCGAGCCGGCAAATGACGGCATGGTGATGCGAACGGTCCAGCAACGGCACGATGCTCTGAGGCAGCGTCAGCACGCCCCGGGGGCGCGCCAGCAGCTCGGCTCGCCGAATGCGGCCGGCCACCACGCAGACGCCGAGGTAGGCGACGGCGAGCGCGGCGATCTCCGCCCGAACGGCCGGCGCCAGCGCCGCGGCGTCGAAGCCCGCGGCGTACGCGCACGCGAGCAGCAGCGCAGCGAGCGCGCCCCACGTCAACACCTGCGCGCGAAGGCGCCAGACCGGCGCGATCGCCCACACGGCGGCGAGTCCGGCGGCGGCCGCGAGGATGCCGCCGGCCAGCCGCAGCACGACCGGCGGATACGCCGGCATCCGTTCGCCGAACAAGACGCCGACCGCGAGGGCCGGCAGCGCGGCGCGAGCGCGTCCGCCGCCGCTCAGCGCGAGCGCCGCCCCGGCGAGCAGCGCGGTCACGATGACCCCCAGATCCAGGCGCGTCCACAGCGCGGGGATCGCCACCAGCGCGAGCCCGGCGAGCGCGGCGCGCCAGCTCGCCGCGGCGCCGTGCCGGGTCGACCACGGCAGCGCGCGCGCCCCCGCGACGGCCAGCACGGCGAACGCCCACACCGTCGGCCACTCGCCGCGCGCGTTGAGCGCGCCCGCGCCGGTCACCGCGGCGTATGCGGCGGCCGCGACCACGGCCGTCGCGACGTGCAGCAGCCGGTCCGAGGCGAGCACCTCGAGCCGCACCTCGGCTTGCGCGTCGTCGGTGTACCGGGCGATCTCCGCCTGCGCCCGCAGCAGGTGCGGTTCTTTGCCGTAGAACGCCGGGTCGGCGCGGCGCAGCCAGTCGATCACGCTCCGACGACCTCGCGGGTGAAGACCGGGACGTGGTCGGGCGTCAGCGTCACCATCGAAAGCCGCTGCTGCTCCAGCGCTTCGCGCGAGCGCAGGCTCACGAAGATGACGGCCGCGCCGTGGCGGCGGACTTCGCCGAGCAGTGCGCGCACGACCGTCGCGCGGTCTCCGCGCAATCCGACGTGCGCCAGCTCGCGGTCGAGACGATCGAGATCGGCGTCGAGCGGCCGCACCCGGAGCGACAAGAGATCGTGCTTTCCGCGCTGGCAGACGAACCGCACGGTCAGGCGCCGCGCCGCGAACGCGCGGCACAGCGCCGAGACGAACGCGATCGCTTTCTCGAAGCGGTAGCGGTGCAGCTCTTCGTTGCCGTCGAGCGGCGGCGCGGTGTCGAGCACGACGCTCAGATCGTCGCGGCTCGGATCTCTGAACTCGCGCACGAAGAACTGGTTCGGATCGGGCGCGCGCAGCGAGAGCACGCGATGGATCGTCTTCGGCGAGTCGCCGGGCCGGTATTCGCGCGAGCCGACGTACTCCTCGATCGCCGCCGGCAGCATCTGAAAGCGCGCGCCGGCGACGTGCCGCCCGGCGAGCAGCGCTTCGACGAACGGGTGCAGCTGATAGACCGCCGGCAGGACGTTGACGGCGTAGACTCGGTCGAAGAGCGCGGTCGCGCGTATCGCGCTGCCCGGAAGCTCGACGGCGGCGCGGAACGGTCCGACGAGCAGCGTCCCGCGCTGCTTCGCCATCACCTGCCAGTGGGTCGTCGTGGCGCGGCCGACCCCGAGCATCGGAATCTCCGCCCACGGGCCGACGTCGAGCGCGACGCCGGCGGCCGAGATGCGCGCCTTCGTCAGGACGCCGATCGCCGGAAACAGACGCCCGACGTTGGCGAGCGTGAAGCCCAAGCGAAACGTGCTCAGCGCGCGGGTGTGCGCCGGCAGCTCGGCGCCGGCGGCGCGCAGCGCGCGCGCCGCGGCATACGAAATCGTCGTCGCCAGCGCGACCCACAGCAGCGGAAACGCGCCGGCGAACACGACCAGCGCGCGCAGCGCGGGGTGCGCCGTTCCGGCGAGCGCGAGCACGACGAACGACAGCGCGAACGCGGCCAGACCGGCCGGCGGCGCGAGCGTCAAGTCGATGCGGGACGCGCGCTCCATCTCCGCGCCGTTCAGCGGGGAGCCGGGATCAGCTCGACGAGCCGCTTCACGATCTGCGTCTTCCACTCGGTCATGCTCATGACCGATTCCGGCATCATCTTCGGGATCACGCGGTGCGGCAGCGTGTGCACGAACAGCGCCTTGACGTCGTCGGGGACGACGTATTCGCGCCCTTGCACGAGCGCGTACGCGCGGGCGAGCTGCATCAGCTGCAGCGCCGCGCGCGGGCTCGCGCCGAGCGCGAGCTCCTCCGCCACGCGGCTTTGCCGCACCGCCGCCGCGATGTAGCGCAGCAGCCGCTCGTCGACGACGACGTGCGCGACGAGCGCGATCAGCGAACGCACGCGCTCGACGGAGAGCACTGCGCCGACGCGGTTCAGCGGATCGTCGGCCATCCGGTCGCCGAGGATCTCGACCTCTTCGCTCTCGCTCGGATAGCCGGGCGAGAGCAGGAGCTGGAAGCGGTCGAGCTGCGCTTCGGGCAGATCGTTCACGCCGGAGTGCTCGATCGGGTTCTGCGTCGCGATCACCATGAACGGATCGGGGAGCGGGTAGGTGCGGCCGTCGACGGTGACCTGCGTCTCGCCCATCGCTTCCAGCAGCGCGCTCTGCGTGCGCGGCATCGCGCGGTTGAGCTCGTCCGCGAGCACGATGTTCGCGAACACCGCGCCCGGGACGAAGCGCTCCTTGCGCGGGTCGACGTAGCCGGTGACGTCGACCGGCAGCAGATCGGGCGTGCACTGGATGCGCTTGAAGTCGCACGAGATCGAGCGGGCCAGCGTGCGCGCGAGCATCGTCTTCGCGACGCCCGGCCGGTCTTCGAGCAGCACGTGACCGCGCGAGAGCAGCGCCGCGACGACGAGCCGCACGACCTCGCGCTTTCCGACGATGACGCGTTCGATGTTGGCGATGAGCCCTTCGACGTCGGCGTGGGCCGCTTCGAAGGTGGCGTCGCGCGTCACTTCGCGCTTCCGTGCGGCTCGTGCGCGGGGACGAGCGCGGTCGGCAGGCTGCCGGAGACGAGCGGGACGATCCACCGCGACGCCAACGCGAGGATGAACGCGACGGCGATGATGCCGGCCGCGACGGCGATCGCCGAGGTCGAGTCGAGATCGGCGGCCAGCCGTTTGCCGACGGCTCCGAACAGCGCAGCGATTCCGGCGTCGCCGCCCATCACGGCATCGCGCGGATGGAACAGGTACAGCACCAGAAAGACGCCGAACCAGCGCGCCCCGCCGCCGACGATGCGCGCCGGCTGCGCGCTCCACGTCGAGCGCGGCCAGATGCGCGCCGCGGCGACGCGCGCCAGGAAATCGGCCGCGGCAAAGATCGCCATGACGCCGGCGAGCGCCGAAGCGGCGAGCACCGCGTTCGCGAACGTCACCCCGCTCTCGTAACCGGCCGCCACGAACGGCAACAGCACGAGGAATGCGAGCGCGCCGGCGGCGAGCGCGTCGGCGGCGCGTCCGAACGCTTCGGTTCGCGCGTGCAGCCGCGCGCAGCGCGCGCAGCGCAGCTCGGGATCGAAATCGTCCGCGCCGCCGCGCGCGAACACGAGAAACCAAGCGCCGAGCGCAGCGGCCTCGAGCACCAGCAGCAGCGCGAACGGCACGTAGCGCGGCACCACCGGGACGAGACCGAGCGGCGATTCCGCCGCGCTCACGTTGCGCGAGCCTTGAGCAAGGGCATGGGTCTTCCTATTCCCGGCGAAAAGCGGCGTCATGGGCCCGGACGAACCGATCGAGCTGCCGGGGCTGTCGGCACAGCGCAGGGGTCCGAGCGCGGCGGTCTGCGCGAGCGGACACGTCCTTGCGTGGTTCGTCGAAGGCCCGATCGAAGAGACCTATTGCCCGAAGTGCGGCGATCCGATCCTGTTCGCGTGCGAGGCGTGCGGGCGGCCGTTGCCTCCCGACGCCGAGATGCTCCAGTGGGTGCCGTATCACGGAAACTGCATCTACTGCGGCCAGCCGTATCCGTGGCGAGCGGCGGAGATCGAGCGCGCGAAACGCTCGCTGGCGGAATACGCGGAGACCGAGCACTGGAGCGAGCCGGTGCAGGCCCGCGCGAACGAGCTGCTCGCCGACGTCGCGGCGGACCGGATCGCGCCCTCGGCCGTCGTCGCCGGGGTGAAGTGGCTCGAGCAGCACGCCGGCGAACATGCGCCGGCGACGATCCTCGACGCGATCGAACGGCTCGGAAGCGCGACGCTCAAACAAGCGCTGCGGCCGAGCTTTCCGGGGATTTTCTAAGCACCCGCATCGGGCGCGTAGTCTTCCCCGTTGGCGCGGTAGATGTCGGCGACCGACACCGGGGCCGCCGGAAACATCGACGTGGTGACGATCAGCATCGCCGCGTCCTTGTTGACGCCGTGCTCGGCGTTGAACGTCTCGACCGCCTTTTGCGCGGCGGCATAGTCGGTGCCGTAATCCCAGTCCGTCGCCCGAAAACCCGGCTCGTGCGCCGTCACGAAAGCCGGGTAGAAGTGGCGCTCGCCGTCGGCGTGGCTCCTGCTCAGGTTCTCGGTGACGAAAAGGCAAGCCGGCTTGCCGTCGATCGTGTACATGTCGTCGCTTCTTACGTCAGCGCCCGCGCGACGGCGCAAAAGCGACGAACCGGATGCTTCGCTTCACGCTCATCAGGACGTCGAGCGCGTCCGAGGCTTGGGTGAACTCGCCGAGCGCCTCGAACGCTTGCGCTTGACCTCGCCAGGCCTGGGCGAGGATGATCTGCCGGTCGAGCTCGTCGACGTCGTCGAGCGCTTCCGCGCGCGCCACCGCGTCCTTGAGGCGCGCGAGCGCGCGCTCGTAGTCGTGCATCTTCAACAGCAGCAGCCCGTAGCCGAGAAACGCGAGGGCCGCTTCCTGCGTCGTCAACTGCGCGGCGACGGCGATCTCCAGCGCTTCGGTCTGAATGAACTCCGCCTCCGGGAGCGCGTCGGTGCTCTCCAGGATCCCGGCGTACTGCAAGAGCGCGCGAAACAGGGTCACCGACGCCGGCGGAAGCGAGGCGCGAGCCGCGCTCATGACGCGGCGCATCAAGTCGACGGCCGTCTTCGGTTCGCCGAGCAGCACCAGCGCCTGCGCGTGGCGATACGCCTCGTCGCGGCGTGCGGCCCCAGCGTCGCCGTCGTTCGCACCGTCGTTCATCTGCCGGCCCACCCTCACGCATCCGATTTCGCAGCATGCTCGCGGCCGGTCGCGTCCTACGCGGCGGCGCGCCGAGTCCGGTACGCCCAGCCGACCGCGGCACCCGTCAACAGGAAGCCGCCGACGAAGTTGCCGATCGTCACCGGCAGCTCGTTCCACAGCCACCAATCGGTCAGCGTGATGTGGGCTCCGTAGAGCATCGCGGACGGCATGACGAACATGTTGACGACCAAGTGCTCCCAGCCCATCGAGAAGAACATGTAGATCGGGATGAACGTCGCGATCGCTTTGCCGATCACCGAGCGGGTCGTCATCGGCAGGATCACGCCGAGCGTCACGAACCAGTTGCAGAGAATGCCCTTCACGAACGCCGTGAACTGGCCGCTCAGGCCGAACGGCTCGTAGTGCACCGTCTTCGCCAAGGCGGTTTTGATCATCACGCCGGAGATGCCCGGCGCACCCGGTGCGCCCGTCGTCGGGTTGGGCGGGCCGATCGTCGTATCAGGCGTGTTGCCGACCGTCGTGAGCGCCGCCCACAACAGCCAGGCGACGATCAAGCTCCCGATCAAGTTCGCCACGTACACCAGCGAGATCGCTCGCATCATCTTCGCGAACGTCGTGCGGCCTTCGAGAAACGCCAGCGGCACGTAGCAGAAGTAGCCCGTCGCAAGATCGAGCTGGAGCAGGTTGATGATGACGAATCCGGTCGGGAAGAGCAGCGCGGCGAGGATCGGGATCATCCCCTGCGACGTCCCGAAGAACGCCATCGCCGTGCCGTAGGCGAGGAACGCCCCGCCGAGCGCGCCGCGGAGCAGAATTTGCCCGGCGGCAAGATTGCCTTTCGCGGCGCCGGTCTCGATCATCGTGTCGACGAGCTGGGGCGGACGGACGTAGTCCAGGACCGGCGTGCCGTGATACGTGCCGTGGTCCGACGGGGATGCGGGAACCGGACTGCTGAGTGGGTCGGCGGTCAGCGTTTCTCTCAATGAACAGACCTCCAGCTAAGAGCGCGAGGCCCTTGTGTAGGGCACCCTACGCGAAGTTCGCGGGCGACGGTTCCGTCAACGAGTTACGAGTGTTGCGAGCGCGCGATCGCGCGGCGAGGCGGCCGGCACGTTCAGGTGCCGGCGCCTTCGTTACCCTGTCTCTCCTCGCTCTCCGGATCGCCGCCTCCCTGAAGCGGCTCGGGCGCCGGCCCGGTGCCGCCCAGCTCGCCCTCGTCCGTGTCCGGAGGAACGTTGCCCGGAAGAACCTGCTCGCACCAAGGGATGCTCAGTTCGGGCGGGAGCAGGGTCGGCGGATCGAGCGTTTGCATGGGCGCACCTTCAGAAGCAGTGATGATACGGAGAAAACCGGCTCAGCCGCGCAGGTACGGCACGTCGGGTCCGATGCGCTGGCTGCCGGCCGGCGCGGCGTACGGCGTGGTCCGATTGCGGTACCAGATCACGACCTGGTAAGGCCGGAACAGATACGTGAGCGGCAGCGTGACGATGTGGATCAGGCGCGTGAACGGGAAGAGCGCCAGGATCACGAACGCGTTGAGCATGTGGATCTTCACCGGCAGCGGCATCGCCGTGACGTACTGAATCTGCGGATTGAACGCGGCCAGCGAACGCAGCCACGGCACCGAGGTGTGGAGATACCACTCGGAGCCCCAGCGGTAGAAGTACGCGATCCAGAAGCCCATCACGACCTGCAGCGCGAGCGCCGCGAGGAGTATCCAGTCCATCGGCGTGGTGACGAAGCCCACCCGCACGTTGCTCAGCCGGCGGAAGATCAGGATCGCCAGCCCGAGCACGGCCATGACCGCCAGC
This DNA window, taken from Candidatus Eremiobacterota bacterium, encodes the following:
- a CDS encoding DUF692 family protein, which produces MVSTKGSTSTAVGVAYSPYTRTLLATAPGLVDFVEIAFEQLAGTPDVAQHCRETPLVLHCASLSLAGNVPPAAETVEQLERWITETKTPWLGEHLAYVRADGVLREYAEHPAFTAGSAPAAPFNVGYTVSPQLSAAVIDRVAAALGAWTRRFGLPVLLENGPIYFTMPGSTMSQFAFLCELCARSDDVLLLLDLAHLWATCRNTGADPFEALDALPLERVVEVHLSGAREQSGVAWDDHVEPAPPVVFELLERLLARTMPRAVTIEYNWDAGFPLEIVEGDVGRARSLIAAAAHRREPTWTPTALTLS
- a CDS encoding SCO family protein — translated: MSRPAFAAVVLALAAALALPFPACASGTAQLHGVVLAVTPKTGEAIVRHDAFGAMPAMTMPFRIVPKERAAQLQPGAVIDADVDTRTEPWTLRNVRSGAAQALTENAGARHVKQLHVGELVPDTPFVDQNGKPFRFSQLRGQAVVLSFIYTRCQDARMCPLISAKFRQLQQQRGGRSLHLVEVTLDPAYDRPPVLARYARTFGADPKRWSLVVGDAEPTLDFAAGFGVAAFPDPNGGLIHAENTVIVDRDGRIAEMFPDPSWLPAQILAQVDANGRAVNPVARLNLWLSSRAVALFGDGVAGFSGLTDLAVLLLVFGAFAYLVYRFARKIFAHGV
- a CDS encoding high-potential iron-sulfur protein, with the translated sequence MNENDTPISRGGMLQRMAVAPIAIGAFAALQAEADAAASIDKKTAAYVDHPNHGQQCSGCNLFLPAKKNPMKSDGACKLVKGSISPHGWCKFYSPKPHH
- a CDS encoding DUF59 domain-containing protein translates to MPTQDEVREALRDVQDPELMMSMVDLGLIYGIDVAGEQDEDVKVTMTFTSPMCPVGPEFKKSVEDKVSSLEGVKSVAVEITFTPPWDPRIHASEDAKFDLGIWF
- a CDS encoding pyridoxamine 5'-phosphate oxidase family protein, translating into MEGEDRRGAAARLIAAQSWLALATIDESGVPVLSYVPFAPAGGAFGIVVSRLAAHAANLAARRPASVLLVEDEAERRDAYTRTRLSVAVSVWPHAAESAPAEAIWSALEQRQGGTVRVLRRLPDFQAVSLAPLSGRLVLGFASAHDLGGAAIVELLRAGAG
- a CDS encoding DUF58 domain-containing protein produces the protein MERASRIDLTLAPPAGLAAFALSFVVLALAGTAHPALRALVVFAGAFPLLWVALATTISYAAARALRAAGAELPAHTRALSTFRLGFTLANVGRLFPAIGVLTKARISAAGVALDVGPWAEIPMLGVGRATTTHWQVMAKQRGTLLVGPFRAAVELPGSAIRATALFDRVYAVNVLPAVYQLHPFVEALLAGRHVAGARFQMLPAAIEEYVGSREYRPGDSPKTIHRVLSLRAPDPNQFFVREFRDPSRDDLSVVLDTAPPLDGNEELHRYRFEKAIAFVSALCRAFAARRLTVRFVCQRGKHDLLSLRVRPLDADLDRLDRELAHVGLRGDRATVVRALLGEVRRHGAAVIFVSLRSREALEQQRLSMVTLTPDHVPVFTREVVGA
- a CDS encoding MoxR family ATPase; the protein is MTRDATFEAAHADVEGLIANIERVIVGKREVVRLVVAALLSRGHVLLEDRPGVAKTMLARTLARSISCDFKRIQCTPDLLPVDVTGYVDPRKERFVPGAVFANIVLADELNRAMPRTQSALLEAMGETQVTVDGRTYPLPDPFMVIATQNPIEHSGVNDLPEAQLDRFQLLLSPGYPSESEEVEILGDRMADDPLNRVGAVLSVERVRSLIALVAHVVVDERLLRYIAAAVRQSRVAEELALGASPRAALQLMQLARAYALVQGREYVVPDDVKALFVHTLPHRVIPKMMPESVMSMTEWKTQIVKRLVELIPAPR
- a CDS encoding DUF2321 domain-containing protein, which produces MGPDEPIELPGLSAQRRGPSAAVCASGHVLAWFVEGPIEETYCPKCGDPILFACEACGRPLPPDAEMLQWVPYHGNCIYCGQPYPWRAAEIERAKRSLAEYAETEHWSEPVQARANELLADVAADRIAPSAVVAGVKWLEQHAGEHAPATILDAIERLGSATLKQALRPSFPGIF
- a CDS encoding formate/nitrite transporter family protein — protein: MRETLTADPLSSPVPASPSDHGTYHGTPVLDYVRPPQLVDTMIETGAAKGNLAAGQILLRGALGGAFLAYGTAMAFFGTSQGMIPILAALLFPTGFVIINLLQLDLATGYFCYVPLAFLEGRTTFAKMMRAISLVYVANLIGSLIVAWLLWAALTTVGNTPDTTIGPPNPTTGAPGAPGISGVMIKTALAKTVHYEPFGLSGQFTAFVKGILCNWFVTLGVILPMTTRSVIGKAIATFIPIYMFFSMGWEHLVVNMFVMPSAMLYGAHITLTDWWLWNELPVTIGNFVGGFLLTGAAVGWAYRTRRAAA
- the narI gene encoding respiratory nitrate reductase subunit gamma: MSDLFLWAVFPYMALAVCVIVALYRYGGDRFSVSSQSSQFLENRLLFWGSTMWHYGIILILIPHILGFLFPGLWAALIADQTRLYVLEVTGLALAVMAVLGLAILIFRRLSNVRVGFVTTPMDWILLAALALQVVMGFWIAYFYRWGSEWYLHTSVPWLRSLAAFNPQIQYVTAMPLPVKIHMLNAFVILALFPFTRLIHIVTLPLTYLFRPYQVVIWYRNRTTPYAAPAGSQRIGPDVPYLRG